From the bacterium genome, one window contains:
- a CDS encoding right-handed parallel beta-helix repeat-containing protein has product MTPGRAAGLAAAVLLFGGIASSCAGVAGKSAGMEPGARESLPVRGLASDETWRGQVRVRGSVVVPRGVTLTIEPGTVVRFEKIDVDGDGIGDSELYVEGNLIAEGAPGRPIVFTSAEETPSARDWKYLFVNLSRKTVLTRCVSEYAFSGVQIHFSRATVTHCLFRRNVDGFRFSTAEGTFSRNRMTENVYGVRYEERGSNAVLSRNDITGNKVGIFCVMESTGKVTIRGNRIHGNEDYDFKLGNRQRGDVPVPGNWWGTADPEAIRKRIFDRGTEAELGRVLFEPLLPSPPPDGEGYGT; this is encoded by the coding sequence GTGACGCCGGGGCGCGCCGCGGGCCTCGCCGCCGCCGTCCTGCTGTTCGGCGGGATCGCCTCCTCCTGCGCGGGGGTCGCCGGGAAGTCCGCGGGTATGGAACCGGGAGCGCGGGAATCCCTCCCGGTGCGCGGCCTGGCATCCGACGAGACGTGGAGGGGACAGGTGCGGGTCCGCGGGTCGGTCGTCGTCCCCCGGGGAGTGACGCTCACGATCGAGCCCGGGACGGTCGTCCGTTTCGAGAAGATCGACGTGGACGGCGACGGGATCGGCGACTCCGAACTGTATGTAGAGGGGAACCTCATCGCAGAGGGGGCCCCCGGCCGACCGATCGTGTTCACCTCGGCGGAGGAAACGCCTTCCGCCCGGGACTGGAAGTACCTCTTCGTCAACCTCAGCCGGAAGACGGTTCTGACCCGATGCGTCTCGGAGTATGCCTTCTCCGGGGTGCAGATCCACTTTTCCCGCGCCACCGTCACCCACTGCCTCTTCCGCCGCAACGTGGACGGGTTCCGCTTCTCGACGGCGGAGGGGACGTTTTCCCGCAACCGGATGACGGAAAACGTATACGGCGTCCGGTACGAGGAGCGCGGCTCGAACGCGGTCCTGTCGCGCAACGACATCACCGGGAACAAGGTGGGGATCTTCTGCGTGATGGAGTCCACCGGGAAGGTGACGATCCGCGGGAACCGGATCCACGGGAACGAGGATTACGATTTCAAGCTAGGGAACCGGCAGAGGGGCGATGTTCCCGTCCCCGGGAACTGGTGGGGAACGGCGGACCCCGAGGCGATCCGGAAACGGATCTTCGACCGGGGGACGGAGGCCGAGCTCGGGCGCGTGCTCTTCGAGCCGCTCCTTCCCTCTCCGCCGCCGGACGGCGAGGGGTACGGGACGTGA